The genomic interval CAGAGACCTCCTCATCTTACTGATCAGCCAGACAGAATAAAGGACTGTTCTCTTTTCCAGACCTCCTCATCTTACTCATCAGCCAGACAGGTAAAGGACTGTTCTCTTTCCAGACCTCCTATCTTACTGATCAGCCAGACAGAATAAAGGACTGTTCTCTTTCCAGACCCCTCATCTTACTCATCAGCCAGACAGAGTAAATGACTGTTCTCTTTCCACACCTCCTCATCTTACTGATCAGCCAGACAGATATAAAGGACTGTTCTCTTTTCAGACCTCTCATCTTACTGATCAGCCAGACAGAGTAAAGGACTGTCTCTTTCCCACACCTCCTCATCTTACTGATCAGCCAGACAGAGTAAAGGACTGTTCTCTTTCCAGACCTCCTCATCTCACTGATCAGCCAGACAGAGTAAAGGACTGTTCTCTTTCCAGACCTCCTCATCTTACTGATCAGCCAGACAGAGTAAAAGGACTGTTCTCTTTCCAGACCCCTCATCTTATTGATCAGCCAGACAGAGTAAAGGACTGTTTCTTTTCCAACCTCCTCATCTCACTGATCAGCCAGACAGAGTAAAGGACTGTTCTCTTTCCAGACCTCCTCATCTTTACTGATCAGCCAGACAGAGTAAAGGACTGTCTCTTTCCAGACTCCTCATCTTACTGATCAGCCAGACAGAGTAAAGGACTGTTCTCTTTTCCAGACCTCCTCATCTTACTGATCAGCCAGACAGAGTAAAGGACTGTTCTCTTTCCAGACCTCCTCATCTTACTGATCAGCCAGACAGTGTAAAGGACTGTTCTCTTTCCAGACCCCTCATCTTACTCATCAGGCCAGACAGAGTAAAGGACCGTGTCTCTCTCCAGACCTCCTCATCTTACTGATCAGCCAGACAGAGTAAAGGACTGGTCTCTTTCCACACCTCCTCATTCTACTGATCAGCCAGACAGAGTAAAGGACTGTTCCTTGTTCTCTTTCCAGACCTACTCATCTTATTCATCAGCTGGTGAATCTTAAGTAAATGGAAAGATAATAGAAAAAATAATAACTCAGGTGAATGACCCACTTTTAATGTTTATACCCCCCCTCATTTTCTAAAATGAAAAACACGTGTTTCTTCAAGGAGAGGCTGATAtgatcactcactctctcacacagagaAATTCATCCCCCTCTGGTGAAGGAATCCACAGTTTCAAGTGTTACAGTAATACGACATTGTCTCCCAGTGCTGTGGGCTTTGTCCTCCACCTCTTTTGTCCTTGCCATTGTTTAAATGGCCTAATCCTAATCTGGAAGGAAAGGCCATGCCGTGTTTATCTGAGTGGCGGTTGTGCGCTGGGGGAGTCAGTAACATATGTGCTGACAAGGCTAATCCCAATCCTAATCCTTGTTCATTCATCAGGCCCATTGGCattaaatggcaacctattccctatgtcgtTTGAAAAGGTCCGTAGTgccatagtgcactatgtagggaatagggtgccatttgggatgccgatGGTCTAGGACTAGCACGGAATGGGATGTTACTGTAACTCCCTCAGAAGACAAGGCACATGGGTTTTAACATTTAAATGTACAATCTTCTGGGTTTTAAATGAATCACGTGACTGAAGATTGATGGCTGAACCAATGAGAATAGCCATGCCCTAATCCCTGTTAATACCAGCACGACCATTGCCATTGTCTAGGACCAGCACACTTTGGGATTGGGATGTTGTCTAGGACCAGCAGGCCCATTGTCTAGGACCAGTAGGGTTTGGGATTGGAATTTTCACTTCCCGATGGGGTTTTAACATTTAAATGTACAATCCCTGGGTTATACACTGGAGGAATGATACGTGATTGGCAGGTGAATTAGCCTAACAGGGAGAACACAACACCCAccatattttcattgtttttgtcaTGGTGGATGGTTGAACCAAGTCCCTCCACCTCAGCTTTCCATTGGTCAAGTTTGAGCATTTTATCCTTGTAGATCCTGGATGTGCAGACAGTTCTTCAGCCTGCCAGAAAAGTCATGTGACAGCCACTAATGTGAGGGAAAAAGTGTCATCTAATAGAAAGTGTTCCCAACAAGTTGTTCTCGTTGAATTAACAACATACAACAGTATTAGCTCACAGCCCTCCTATTCAACTCTTCTAAAGCCAGTTATTACAGCGGTATGGCTACACTCCTTAAACAGGAAGGAATCTCAGTTATTACAGCTGTATGGCTGCACTCCTTAAACAGGAAGGAATCTCAGTTATTACAGCTGTATGGCTGCACTCCTTAAACAGGAAGGAATCTCAGTTATTACAGCGTATGGCTGCACTCCTTAAACAGGAAGGAATCTCAGTTATTACAGCTGTATGGCTGCACTCCTTAAACAGGAAGGAATCTCAGTTATTACAGCTGTATGGCTGCACTCCTTAAACAGGAAGGAATCTCAGTTATTACAGCTGGATGGCTGCACTCCTAAACAGGAAGGAATCTCAGTTATTACAGCTGTATGCGGCACATCCTTAAAACAGAAGGAATCTCAGTTATTACGCTGTATGGCTGCACTCCTTTAAACAGGAAGTTTACAGGGTTTATAGTATTACTTTTTAAGATGACTGTTAACAATCTTTTTTACAATCGAGTTTACACCACTACAACAGACACGCTAGTGTTTTGAGTATTTAATCTGTTTAACATGTCTGTGGAGAAACTTAGACTCCTACTACGCTCCTTAAAAGGTGAATATTCAACAGTTCCATTAAAGCTGTTGATGTCAGGGAGTTATTCCAACTCCATTATATTTAAAATCAGCAGGTCATACTTCACTTGATGGGTACCATGGTACACTTGATGGGTACCTAGGCCCATTCTGTGGACCTAGGCCCACACTGATGGGTACTAGCACATACTTGATGGTGTACAAGGCCCACCACTTGATGGTTACCTAGGCCCACACTTGATGGTACCTAGGCCCACACTTGATGGGTACCTAGGCCCAACTTGAGGGTACCTAGTCACATACTTGATGGGTACCAAGGCCCACACTTGATGGGTACCTAGGCCCATACTTGATGGGTACCAAGGCCCACACTTGATGGGTACCTAGGCCACATACATGATGGGAGTACCAAGGCCCACACTTTGATGGGTTACCTAGGGCCCATACTTGATGGGACAAAGCCCACATTGATGGGTAACTAGCCCATTACTTGATGGTCCTAGCCCATACTTGATGGGTACGTAGGCCCATAACTTGATGGTACCTATCACATACTTGATGGTACCTAGGCCCATACGTAGGGTACCTAGGCCCCACACTTGATGGGTACCTAGGCACCTATATGAGGGGTTACTAGGCACATACTGATGGTAGCTAGCACATACTTGATGGGAGCACCTCGGCACATACTTGAGTGGTAGCTAGGCACATACTTGATGGCGCTATCTAGTCACATACTTGAGGTAGCTAGGCCACCTAGTGACTGGTACCCTAGCTTCACATACTTTGATGGGTTACCAAGGCCATACTTGATGAGGGTACCTCAGGCACATACTTGATGGGCACCTCGGCACATACTTGGTATGGGTAGCTATGGCACATTACTTGATTGGTACCTAGCACCTACGATTGAGTGGTAGCTAGGTCCACATGATACCCACATTCATAAACCAGGCTTACCACATTGATAAGTAGCACATAACATTTCAATAAACTTATGTCAACATCTGAAATAAATACCTATTGCATATCTGGATGAAGATTAGAGTGGCTTAGTGTATCTATGTACAATACATTATCATTCATCTGGGATGTACATCATCATCATAATTCATCACGAGTTTCAGGATATCCAACAGGGATCCATACATGTGTCATGGCCACGCCTACACTGGAACCACATTGTCCATGAGACCAAACTCTCTTTTTTGTACTTTGTCCTTTTAACTGTTCAGTCCAAAATGCATACTGCATGTCTTTAATGGAGCCATGCCAGGTTGGGTAAGCTGAGGAAAGGGCTGAGAGCTGAGGATTGAGGCTGGAGCTGCGGGCTAAGGGCTGAGGgatttgagggctgagggctgGGACTGAAGGGCTGAGGTCTGAGGCTAAGGGCTAGGGTTGCGGGTTGAGGGCTAAAGGGTACTGAGGGTtgagggctgagggctgaggACTGAGGGCTGAGGTCTGAGGGCTAAGGGCTGAGGGTGTGCGGGTTTGAGGGCTAAGGGCCGCTAAGGGCTAAGGGCTGAGGGTGAGGGCtgagggctggactgagggctgagGGCTGAAGGGCATGAGGGTTCCGGGTTGAGGCAACGCTAAGGGCTAAGGGTGAGGGTTGAGGGTCTGAGGGCTGGGGCTGAGTTCTGAGTGCAAGGCTGAGGGTTGAGGCTGGGCTGAGGCTGAGGGCTTGGAGGAGGGCTGAGGTTAGAGAGGGCTGGGGTGCGCTGAGTCTGGGGCTGAGGTTTGAGTCCTGAGGGGCTGAGGGCTTGGAGGCTGAGAGGGCTGAGGGTTGAGGGCTGCGtgggctgagggctgagggctgagggctTGATGGTCTGATGGCTGAGTTTGAGGTCTAGGATTGAGGCTGGGGGCTAAAGGGCTGAAGGTTGATGGCTGGGGAGATTTGGGGTTGAGGGCTGAGGTCTGGGAGCTAGGCTGAGTTGAGGGCCTGAGGCTGGTGGGTGGGTTGGCTGGGGCTGAGGGCTGGGGCTGAGGGCTTGAGGGTTGAGGGGGTTGGGGCGttgaggctgaggctgagggTTGGGGGTTGAGGGCTGGGCTGCTGGGGGTGAGGGCTGAGGGTGAGGGGGCTGAGGGTGAGGGCGAGGGCTGGGGGTTGGggttgaggctggggctgggggctgggggttgagggctgagggctggggGGCGGGTtgagggctgaggctgggggtgCTGAGGCTGAGCTGAGGGCTGAGGGTGGGGCTTGAGGTGAGGGCTTGGGGGTTGAGCTGGGGCGGGGGTGAGGTCTGAGGGCTGAGGGTTGGGGGTTGAGGGCTGGGGTGGGGGTTGAGCGAGTCTGAGGGCTGGGGGtgagggctgagggctgaggctgggggctGAGGGTTGAGAGGGTTGAGGCTGGGGGTTGGGTtgagggctgaggctggggctttGCCAATGAGCTTAGAGGACTTCACATTATGGTACTCAACATGGTCCTTCAGTTGGAAAGTTTTccgatttttcttcttctttcaatGTGTTGCCATCCCCATCGCTGATTAGACTCAGCTTCCCACATACGGAACACACATTATTCAAACAGATTTGATTCATTTCAACATAAATAGAGCATTACAGGAAAGCTCAGGAAAGCTGTAAATAAAGAGATGTTCTTTGAAATCATCTGAGCATTGAAAAtactgcacaccacacacaacgaaaaatccaggctgtatcacatccggtcgtgattggatccattgtaaataagactgacttgcctagttaaataaataaaataaaacaaattaaacacacacacaccgcatggAAAACGAggagacagagtgtgtgtccACCAGTCAAGGGCAGTTCCATTACTAATATATATTCTGTGTTCTCAGTCCCACAACTACCATGACGTTTTGGCGTACAGCCTGCTTGTACCTCGTTGTCTACAGTATGTCACCATTATCTTGTGATGTAGTCCTCTTCAGAGTCCTGTGACATGCATCTAGAATGACATTATTACTCTGGGGCTAGTCCTCTCAGAGTCCTGCTGACATGCATGCTATAATACATTATTACTCTGGGGCCTGTAAGTCTCGTCTTCAGAGCCCAATGCCTTACATGACATCTGGCCTTCAATGCTATAATACACTGGTAGATACTACATCCTACAACTGTTGGTGTGTAGTCCTCTCTACTAAGCCATCTGCACCTCTCTTTGATCATGACATTATTACCCTGTTGGGCTACATGCCCAGAATACCTCCTTCTGGTAATTGCCTACTGTATTCACAAAACCAACGTTTCTGGTTAATACTACTGAT from Salvelinus sp. IW2-2015 unplaced genomic scaffold, ASM291031v2 Un_scaffold9928, whole genome shotgun sequence carries:
- the LOC112079857 gene encoding uncharacterized protein; this encodes PSLSPQPSPPALRLAQPPPQPSTPNPQPSDLTPAPAQPPSPHLKPHPQPSAQPQHPQPQPSTRPPALSPQPPAPSPSLNPNPQPSPSPSAPSPSALTPSSPALNPQPSASASTPQPPQPSSPQPQPSAPANPPTSLRPSTQPSSQTSALNPKSPQPSTFSPLAPSLNPRPQTQPSDHQALSPQPSAHAALNPQPSQPPSPQPLRTQTSAPDSAHPSPL